The DNA window CCCGTCCTTTCCTAAACCATTCACGGTCTGTGCCGTCGAACGGTGGCTGTTGTGCCTTTACGGCCTGGTAGAGCTCGTCGGATGCCGACCTGATCCGGTCAACAAGCTGCACGGGGTAAGCCATCTCAATCCTGTGCTCTGCGAATTCGTCCTCGTCATCGACGAATACGCCGCGATCCGCCGAGCGGATCACGTCAAGGTCCATGTCAATCACGTGGAATTCCGCCACGCCGGGCCTGACGTTCTTCCATTCATGGGCTGTGGCGAGGTCGACGTAGACGCGGAAATCACCGGGATAGGCGTCGTCATAGAACGTGACCACGAATTCACCGGTCCGGGGAACCAGGAGCACCGCGTCTGACGCCGTGTAGAAGGCAGCGCCGGGACGGGCGCAGAATTCGTTGGTGCCCTGGAAAATCCACCAGCCGTGCGCGTCCTCGCCGAGGTACCGGCCGGGAACCACCCAGTGTGCCCGGCCGTCCCACTTGCGGTTGCGGGCCACCACCAGGTCGCCCTGCTTCAGTCCGTGCGGAATCCTCACAGGATTGGCAGGCTGCCGGTGCTGGGGCGTTCCTGGCCCGGCAGGGGACGGGCAAAAGGCACCTTCGTCCCGAGAACCTGCGCCACGACGTCGTGCGTGATCTTCTTGGCGGTGAGTCCCACCCGTTCCAGGACCTGGCCGCGGGTGCCGTGGTCAAGGAAGTCGACCGGGAGTCCGACCTCGTTCAGGGCTGTGTCCACGCCGGCGGCGCGCATCTCCTGGCGGATCCGCGATCCGACTCCGCCGGCGCGCACGCCGTCTTCGATGCAGATGACGAGGCGGTGGTGGGATGCGAGGGCCACGATGGACCGGCGCACGGGAAGGACCCACCGGGGATCCACCACCGTGGAGCTGATCCCCTGTGCGCCGAGCCGGTTGGAGACATCCAGGGCGAGTTCGGACATGGCGCCGACGCTCACGATCAGGACATCGTTTTCGCTGGATCCGGCGGGGCGGCGGGCCAGCACATCGACGCCGTCGCCCAGCCGTTCTATGGCTTCGACTTCCGCGCCGACACTGCCCTTGGAGAACCTGACCACGCTGGGGGCGTCCTTGATGGCGACCGCTTCCCGGAGCTCCTCGCGGAGGCGGGAGGCATCGCGGGGTGCGGCGAGGTGGAGTCCGGGAACGATCTGGACCATGGCCATGTCCCACATGCCGTGGTGGCTGGCGCCGTCCGGGCCGGTCACGCCGGCCCGGTCCAGGACGATCGTCACGCCCGCCTTGTGCAGGGCCACATCCATGAGCAGCTGGTCGAACGCCCGGTTGAGGAACGTGGCGTAGATGGCCACCACCGGGTGGAGTCCGCCGAAGGCCATGCCGGCCGCGGACGTGAGGGCATGCTGTTCGGCGATTCCGACGTCGATGACCCGCTCAGGGTGGCGCGCGGCGAACTTGTGCAGCCCTACGGGGATTAGCATGGCGCCGGTGATGCCGACGATGTCCGGGCGTTCGTCCGCGATATCGGCAATTTCATTGGCAAAGACGGAGGTCCAGGACTGGGCGCCCGAGCCTTCGGTGGGCTCGCCGGTCTCGGGATCGATGACGCCGACGGCGTGGAACTGGTCCGCCTCGTGGGCGCGGGCCGGGGCGTAGCCGTGGCCCTTCTCCGTGATGGCATGGACGATCACCGGCCCGGCGTACTGCTTGGCCTGCGCGAGGGCGTGCTCCATGGCGTGGAGGTTGTGCCCGTCCACGGGCCCGATGTACTTCATGCCCAGGTCCTCGAACATGCCCTGGGGTGCCCACCAGTCCTTGATGCCCTTTTTCATGGCGTGCAGGCTGCGGTAGGTCAGCTGGCCGAGCGGGCCGCCGTTCTGGAGCTTCTGCTTCCACCAGTCCAGGGTGCCCTCGTAGGCCGGGGCCGTGCGGAAGGAGTCGATGGTGGGGCGCAGCGAGGCCAGGTAGTCGGCGAAGCCGCCCACCGTGGGCGCATACGAGCGGCCGTTGTCGTTGACGACGATCACCACGCGGCGCTTCTTGTCCGCGGCGATGTTGTTGATGGCCTCCCAGGCCATGCCGCCGGTCAGGGCGCCGTCGCCCACCACCGCAATGACGTAACGGTCGCCGTCGCCGGTCAGCTGACGGGCCCGTGAAATGCCGTCCGCCCAGGACAGCGAGGAGGACGCGTGCGAGCTCTCCACGATGTCGTGTTCGGATTCGCCGCGCGCCGGATAGCCGGACATGCCGCCCTGCTGGCGCAGGGTGCCGAAGTCCTGCCGGCCGGTCAGGAGTTTGTGCACGTAGGACTGGTGCCCGGTGTCAAACACGATGCTGTCCCGGGGCGAGTCAAAGATGCGGTGCACGGCCATGGTGAGTTCCACGACGCCGAGATTGGGTCCGAGGTGTCCACCGGTCTGTGAGACGTTGCTGATCAGGAATTTCCGGATGTCGGTAGCCAGCTGTTCGAGCTGCGCTGCGGACAATTTGCTCAGGTCCTGCGGGTTCCGGATGGTCTCCAAGATTCCCAACGGCCCCTCCTTCGATGGTAGACGTGCCTTTTAACTCTAACGCCTCTGCCGTTGCCGCCGCGCCGGAACGCGAAAGCCCCGGCTGGTCTGTGACCGGCCGGGGCCTTCGCGTGCGTTACCGGTATTGGCCGGCGACTCCGCCTAGTTCGCGGAGATCTGGCGCAGAACGTACTGCAGGATGCCGCCGTTGCGGTAGTAGTCGGCTTCGCCCGGGGTATCGATGCGGAGCACGGCATCGAACGACTTGGCGGTGCCGTCTTCGGCGGTGGCCGTGACCTTGAGGGTCTTCGGCGTGGTGCCTTCGTTCAGGGCGGTGACGCCCTCAACAGCGAAGGTTTCCGTGCCCGTCAGCCCCAGGGTGGCAGCGGACTCGCCGGCCGGGAACTGCAGCGGAAGGACACCCATGCCGATCAGGTTCGAGCGGTGGATGCGCTCGTAGCTTTCGGCGATGACAGCCTTGACGCCCAGCAGCGCGGTGCCCTTGGCGGCCCAGTCGCGGGACGAGCCGGAACCGTACTCCTTGCCTGCCAGGACCACCAGCGGGGTGCCGGCTGCCTGGTAGTTCTGGGCGGCGTCGTAGACGTAAGCCTGCGGGCCGTCCGCCTGGGTGAAGTCGCGGGTGAAGCCGCCCTCCACGCCGTCAAGCAGCTGGTTCTTGATCCGGATGTTGGCGAACGTGCCGCGGATCATGACCTCGTGGTTGCCACGGCGCGAGCCGTAGGAGTTGAAGTCCTTGCGCTCCACGCCGTTGGCCAGCAGGTACTGGCCGGCCGGGGTGTCCGACTTGAACGAGCCGGCCGGGGAGATGTGGTCCGTGGTGACGGAATCGCCGAGCTTCAGCAGCACCCGGGCGCCGGAAATGTCCGTGACTGGCTCCGGCTGTGCCTTCATGCCTTCGAAGTAAGGGGGTTTCCGGACATACGTGGACTTCTCGTCCCAGGCGAAGGTGTCGCCGGCCGGGGTGTCGAGGGCCTTCCAGCGGTCGTCGCCGTCGAAGACGCCCTCGTAGCCGCGGGCGAACATTTCCTTGTCGATCGAGGAATCGATGACCTGCTGGACCTCGACCGGGTTCGGCCAGATGTCCTTCAGGAAGACATCGTTGCCGGCCTCGTCCTGGCCCAGGGCGTCGGTGTCGAAGTCGAAGTCCATGGAACCGGCCAGGGCGTAGGCGATGACCAGCGGCGGGGAGGCCAGGTAGTTCATCTTTACGTCCGGGTTGATCCGGCCTTCGAAGTTGCGGTTACCGGACAGAACGGCGGTGACGGAAAGGTCGTTGGCCTGGATGGCCTCGGAGATTTCGGCGTCCAGCGGTCCGGAGTTTCCGATGCAGGTGGCGCAGCCGTAGCCCACGATGTAGAAGCCGAGCTTCTCCAGGTACGGGGTGAGGCCGGACTTCTCGTAGTAGTCGGTGACGACCTTGGAGCCGGGAGCAACCGAGGTCTTGACCCACGGCTTGGAGGCCAGTCCCTTGTCCACGGCGTTGCGCGCCAGCAGGGCTGCGGCGAGCATCACGGACGGGTTGGACGTGTTGGTGCAGGACGTGATCGACGCGATGGATACCGCGCCGTGGTCCAGCTCGAACTCGCGGCCGTCTTCGGTGACAACGTGCACCGGGTTGGACGGGCGCCCTGCGGCGCCGTTGGCTGCGGACTCAACGCGTGCCGTTTCCGTGGTGTGGGAATCGGCGTGCGTGAAGGAGGGCGGATCCGAGGCCGGGAAGGACTCTTCCAGGGACTCGTCGACGCTGCCGTCTTCGATGCTCACGTAGTTGTGGATGTCCTTGCGGAACTGCTCCTTGGCATCCGTGAGCACGATGCGGTCCTGGGGACGCTTCGGGCCGGAGATGGAGGGAACAACCGTGGACAGGTCCAGCTCGAGGTACTCGGAGAACTTGATCTCGTGCGAAGGATCGTGCCAGAGGCCCTGTTCCTTCGCGTAGGCCTCGACGAGGGCGACGTTCTCCTCGGAGCGGCCGGTGAGGCGCAGGTACTCGATGGTGACGTCGTCGATCGGGAACATGGCGGCCGTGGAGCCGAACTCCGGGCTCATGTTGCCGATGGTGGCGCGGTTGGCCAGCGGCACTGCCGCCACACCCTCGCCGTAGAACTCCACGAACTTGCCCACAACACCGTGCTTGCGCAGCTGTTCGGTGATGGTCAGCACGACGTCGGTGGCCGTGGCGCCGGCCGGGATGGACCCGGTCAGCTTGAAGCCCACGACGCGCGGGATCAGCATGGACACGGGCTGGCCCAGCATTGCGGCCTCGGCTTCGATGCCGCCGACGCCCCAGCCGAGCACGCCCAGGCCGTTGACCATGGTGGTGTGCGAGTCGGTGCCGACGCAGGTGTCCGGGTAGGCCCGGACGACGCCGTCAATTTCGCGGGTCATGACGGTGCGGGCCAGGTATTCGATGTTCACCTGGTGCACGATGCCGGTTCCCGGCGGGACGACCTTGAAGTCATCAAACGCGGTCTGGCCCCAGCGCAGGAACTGGTAGCGCTCACCATTGCGCTGGTATTCGATCTCCATGTTGCGCTCCAGTGCGCCGGAGTTACCGAATGCGTCGATCTGCACCGAGTGGTCAATCACCATCTCGGCAGGTGCCAGCGGGTTCACCCTCTTCGGATCGCCGCCCAGCTCCTTGACCGCTTCACGCATGGTGGCCAGGTCAACAACGCAGGGCACGCCAGTGAAGTCCTGCATGATCACGCGCGCCGGCGTGAACTGGATTTCAGTGTCGGGCTCGGCATTGGGATCCCAACCGGCCAGTGCTCGGACGTGATCGGCCGTGATGTTCGCGCCGTCCTCGGTCCTCAACAGGTTTTCAAGCAATACCTTGAGGCTGAACGGAAGGTTTTCTGCACCTTCAACGGAGTTCAACCGGAAAATTTCGTATTCGGTACCGGCTACATTAAGTTTGCCTTTTGAACCGAAGCTGTCCACAATGCTCATCGCAGGACTCCTCTCGCAACAGTTTCATCTTTGTCGCGCGGTAGACCGCTTGCTAGTTAGGGGAACCTAATTAGTGCAGGCCCTGACAAATTGCATGGGTCAACCGTGATTACGGAGCGCGACGTGGGACTACTAGGCCCATAGTAGTGGTATCAGCCGCGGGGAGTCAGCAGTGCCACCGTCTCCAGGTGGTGGGTGTGCGGGTACAGGTCGAAGGCCCGAAGCGCCGACAGGGACCAGCCGCCCTGCTGGAAGTACCCGATGTCGCGGGCAAACGATGCCGGGTCGCAGGACACGTAGGCGATGGCACGGGGGCTTGAGGCCACCAACTGGTTGACCACTGCCTTGCCTGCTCCGGCGCGCGGCGGATCCAGCAGGAGGGCGTCAAAGCTGCGCGGCCGCTCGCGCAGCACGCGCTCCACGCGGCCCTGCACGATTTCGACCTGCGGTGCACCGTGCAGGTTTTTCCGCGCGTCCCGGCTCGTTCCGGGCGCGCCTTCCACCGACAGCACCGAACCTGTCTCGCCGACGGCGTCCGCGAGCGGTGCCGTGAACAGCCCGGCCCCGGCGTAGAGATCGGCTACCGCCGCGCCCGGCTCCAGGAACCCGCCGTCGTGCAGGAAGCCCGTCACGGCGCCCACCAGCGTCTCCGGGGCGTCGCGGTGGATCTGCCAGAAGCCGGCACCCGTGACCCTGTAGTCGTGCCCGGCGGCGGACTCCTGCACCCACGTGCGGCCGCGCAGCTGCAGCGTCTCGTCCTTGAGGGGATCGTAGCTCGCCACGGAAACGTCCGCGGGAAGCTGGGCGAGGATGGTGCTGAGCCGTTTGGCGCGGGTCCCGGGCGCCGGTGCCAGGAGCACCAGCGCCCGCGAGCCGTTGGCCGGCACCGCCACCTCCACGCGCTCGATGCCCTGCAGGTCGATCTCCCACAGGCGCAGGGCGTTGACGCCGTCAACGGCGAGTGGCATCTCCCGCACCGGAATGATGTGGTCCGAGCGGTGGGCGTGCATTCCCAGCTTTCCGGCGGCGGTCACCGCAAAACTCGCCCGCGTGCGCCACGCGAGGCCGTCACCGCCGTCGTTGGTTGCCGCGTCTGCGGCGCTGGCCGCGCCCACCGGCTCAACATCGGTGGACAGTTCGACGCCGGCCAGCCGCTTGAGCTGTTCGGTCAGTACCTCACCCTTCAGGCTGCGCTGGCGGGACAGGGAGACGTGGCCCAGTTCGGCACCGCCCACCGGCGGGTGCCCGTGGGCCCAGGAACTGGAGGAGTCGGCCACACGCCAGAAGTGCGGGACACGGTCGGGCGACGGTTCGAGGACGTCCACGACGTCGGCGCGCCAGAATTTGGCGGACTCTCCCGCGTCGGTGAGCCGGATCCGGGCGCGTTCCCCGGGGATGCCGTGACGGACGAACACCACCCGGCCTTCGTGGCGTGCCACGCAGTGGCCGCCGTGGGCCACGGGGCCGATGTCCACGACCAGTTCGGCGCCGATTGAATGGGTGGTCTGGGTGTCCGGCACGCTCATTGGATGTCCTGCAGTTTCTTTGCTTCTTCGGATGATTTGAGTTGCCACGGAACGCTGGCGACCATGACCCCGGGCTCAAAGTGGAGCCGGGTCTTGATCCGCAGCGCCGTCTGGTTGTGGACCAGTTGCTCCCACCACTTGCCCACCACGTATTCCGGGATGTACACCACGATGAGGTCGCGGGGAGAGTCCCGGCGCATGCTCTTGATGTAATCCATGATCGGGGTGATGGTCTCGCGGTAGGGGCTCGCGAGCACCGTCAGCGGCACCGGGATTTCGAGCTTGTCCCAGTCGGCCAGCGTATGCGCCGTTTCCTCGGCGTTGATGTCCACGGTGATCGCATCCAGCCGGGAAGGGCGGGAGGCGCGGGCGTAGGCGAGGGCCCGGAGGACGGGCTTCCGGACGTGGGACACGAGCAGCACGGCATGGACGCGGGTCGGGAGCGCGCGGGGCGAGGAGTCCTCGTCCACGGCCAGTTCCTTGGCCACGTTGTCGTAGTGGGCGCGGATGCTCCACATGATCAGGAACAGCACGAACATCGCCAGCAGGGCGATCCAGGCGCCCTGCTCGAACTTGGTGATGAGCACGATCACCAGCACCAGCGCCGTCATGCCGAAGCCGATCATGTTGATGGTGCGGGACTTGATCATGCGGCGGCGCAGCGCCTTGTCCTTGGCCAGCTTCAGCTCCCGGCCCCAGTGCCGGACCATGCCGATCTGGCTCATGGTGAACGAAATGAAGACGCCCACGATGTACAGCTGAATGAGCTTGGTGACGTCGGCGTTGAAGGCGAGGATGAGCACGAGCGCACCGGCGGCCAGGGCGAGGACGCCGTTGCTGAACGCCAGCCTGTCGCCGCGGGTGCGCAGCTGGCGGGGAAGGTAGCCGTCCTGGGCGAGGATGGATCCCAGGACCGGGAAGCCGTTGAAGGCCGTGTTGGAGGCAAACACGAGGATGACGCCGGTGGCGGCGACCACGATGTAGAAGGGGATGGAGCCGGCCCCGAAAATTGTCTGCGCAATCTGGCTGATGGCCGGGTTCTGGATGTAGTCCTCCGGCAGCGGCTTGCCGTTCAGCAGGAACTCTTTGGCCGGGTCCAGGACGATGTGAACCTTCGTGGCGTTGGCAAGGTAGATGATGCCGGCCAGCATGGCCGAACCGATGACACCTAGCAACAGCAGCGTGGTGGCCGCGTTTTTGCTCTTCGGCTTTTGGAAGTTGGGGACACCGTTGCTGATGGCTTCCACCCCGGTCAGGGCGGCGGCTCCGGAGGAAAATGCGCGGAGCAGCAGGAACGCCCCGGCCAGTCCGACGAGGCCCTGATCGAAACCCGGGTCCGGGACAATGGTGAACGCGGCCGACGGCGCCTCGCCAAGCTGGCCTGTTACCGCCTGGAACACGCCGACGGCGGTCATGCCCAGGATCGACGCCATGAAGATGTAGGTGGGCACGGCAAACACGCTGCCGGCCTCCTTGATGCCGCGCAGGTTGACGAGCGCCAGGATCACCACGCCGATGGTGGCGATGATGGCCTGCTGGCCGTGGAGCGACGGAACGGCGGTGGTGAGGTACGCGGCCGCCGACGACATCGACACGGCCACGGTGAGCACGTAGTCCACGAGCAGCGCGGAAGCCACGGTCAGGCCGGCGAACTTCCCCAGGTTCACGTTCGCGATCTCGTAGTCACCGCCACCGGAGGGGTAGGCGTGGACGTTCTGCCGGTAGGAGGCCACGACCGTCAGCAGGACCACCATGACGGCTAGGCCGACGAGCGGCGAGAACGCCACGGCGCTGACGCCTGCCAAGGCCAGCGTGAGCAGGATCTCGTCCGGAGCGTATGCCACGGACGACAAAGCGTCCGAGGCGAAAATGGGCAGCGCGATCCGCTTCGGCAACAGCGTGTGGGCCAGCCGGTCGTTCCGGAAGGGCCGCCCCACCAGCACCCGCTTCACGGCATTCAAAATTGTCAGCACCACACAAAGTTAGTCTGATTCGGACGCGATGTCATGGCAGGATTCCGGCGGTAGAGTCTTACGGAGCAGTCGGCGAGAAGTTGAGGAGACAGTGTGGCGCACTTCGTGATCATGGGTTGTGGACGCGTAGGGGCAACCCTGGCGCACACGCTGGAGGATGCAGGCCATTCCGTGGCCATCATCGACCAGGATGACCGCGCATTCCGCCGGCTCCGTTCCGGCTTCACCGGCCGGAAAGTGACGGGCGTCGGCTTTGACCGTGACACGCTCAAGCAGGCCGGTGTCGCCGACGCGTACGCCTTCGCCGCGGTGTCCAGCGGCGACAATTCCAACATCCTCGCCACGCGGGTGGCCCGCGAAACCTTCCATGTACCGCACGTCGTCGCCAGGATCTACGATCCGGGCCGTGCCGAGATCTACCAGCGCCTGGGCATCCCCACAGTCGCGGCAGTGCGCTGGAGCGCCGACCAGGTCCTCAGGCGGATCCTGCCGGAACAGCACCTCGCCGGTGACTTCCGCGAGCCGTCCGGCCGCCTGGTGCTGGCCGAACTCGAACTGGATCCCGCCTGGATCGGCCATACCGTGTCCTCGATCGAGAAGGCCGCCGATGTCCGCGTCGCGTACCTGACCCGGTTCGGCGAAGGCGTCCTTCCTTCCCCCGGCACCTCGTACCAGGAAGGCGATACCGTCCACGCCATGCTGCGTGTGGACCGCAGCGCCGAAGTGGCCCATGTTCTGGCCAAAGCACCCGCCAAGGAGTCTTAAGTGAAAGTCGTCATCGTCGGAGCCGGAAGCGTGGGCTCCTCGATCGCCCGTGAGCTGCTTTCCCACAAGCACGAGATCCTGCTCATCGATCTCAAACCGGAAGTCATTGGCCGGAGCGGGCTGCGCGGGGCGCACTGGCTGGTCGGTGACGCGTGCGAGCTCAGCACCCTGCAGGACGCGAAGCTCGACGACGCGGATGTGGTGGTGTCGGCCACGGGTGATGACAAGGTGAACCTCGTCGTGTCACTGCTGGCCAAGACCGAGTTCGGCGTCGGGCGCACCGTGGGGCGCGTCAACAACCCGAAGAACGACTGGATGTTCAATGATTCCTGGGGCGTCGACGTCGCCGTCAACACGCCGCAGCTCATGACGGCCCTCGTGGAGGAAGCGGTGGAGATCGGAGACCTCGTGCGGCTGCTCACGCTGCAGACCGGAGTGTCGTCGCTCGTGGAGTTCACGGTGCCCCATGACTCGCACGCGATCGGGCTGACCGTGGGCGACATCGACTGGCCGGAGGACTCGACGCTCGTGGCCATCCTGCGGGACCAGGCCCCGATTACCCCCAGCCGGGACGACGTGATCGACGGGGGCGACGAACTGTTCTTCGTCACCACCATCGCCGCGGAGGACCAGCTGCGAGAACTCCTGTCACCCGGTTCCAGCGTAGGATCCGGCGCCGGTGAAGAGTCAGCAGGGGAAGCCGGGGCGCAGTTGCCGGCCGCCGTGCAGACCCGGCTGGATCAGTCGCCGGAGGCTGACGGCTTCGACGGCTGAACCGCGGCAACGCCCGCGGGCCGGGTGACCAGCCAGGCCAGCCATACGCCCAGGATGTACAGCGGCGCACCCATGATGAGCCTCGTGGTTGCCAGCGCCGCCAGGCCGTCGGGGCCCATCAGATACAGCGGCACCTGCACCAGCAGGCGCAGGGCAAGTACGCCGACGATGATCCACGTGCCGAGCCGGTAGGCGCGGACCCTGGCAGGGTGCCGGCGCCAGTCCAGCCCCTCGTTCCGGATAAAGCCGAACAGCAGCCCGGCAATGGGCCACCTGACGGCAATGGAGATCACCATCGCGACGATGTAGGCCGCGTTGGTGAGGAATCCGGGCAGGTAGAAGTCCTCCGCCTTGCCGGTGCTGTTGGCGAACCACGCGGAGATGGCGACGCCCACGATCCCTGCCAGGGCCTGGGTCAGGGGGCGGCGCTGCACGAGCCGGACCACGGTAAACACGGCTGCTGCGCCGAGGGCCGCGATGAGCGACGGCGTCAACGCACCGGTCGCGGTGAAAGTAATGAGGAAGACCAGCCCGGGCAGGATGCTCTCCGCGATGCCCTGGTAGCCGCCGGCGCTCTTGAGCACGTCGATGCGCCCGTCATCGGTACGGTGCAGGCCGGCTTTGGACGCATACCCTTCGGCCAGCCCGGCAAAACCGGGAGCTTCCGGCGCCGAGTCCGGCTCCGGCCGTCCAGTACCCCGGTCCGGGTTCTCGGGCAAAGTCATTGGTTCTCCTGGTGGGACAGTATTTCGTAGCGGGGGTTGAAGATGGTGGGCAGTCCGTCCCGTACCGTCAGCATGCCTTCGAGCCGCAACTCCGTTCCGGCATCGATGCCCGGAATGCGGCGGCGCCCCAGCCAGATCACCCGCAGGCGGTTCCGTCGCCCGGACGAAGGACGGTTCCTGCCGGCACCGGCAGGGGCCTGGGACGATTCCGCGGGGGCGGGTTCGGCGGGCCGGGTCCGGCCCGGACGGTCGTGGTCCGTGACAATCGCGGTGAACGCCGCCACCTGCGTTGCCGGCGCGTACGTCACGGATTCAATGAAGCCCTCGCAAAGGACGCGCCCCCGCTCCGGCAGTCCGCTGATGTGTACTGCCGCGCCCGGGGGTTGGCTGGTATCAACCAATCTGGGTGATCTCCGGACCGCGTTCGGGCTGCTCGAACTCCGGCGCTCCGGGCGGCACCGAGCCCGTGGCATCCTTGGGGAGCCGCAGCTGCAAGAGGTCACGGGGAGGCATGGGGTTGTCGCCGCGGATCACAACGATTTTACGGAACAGATCCTCCAGGCCGGCTGCCGCACCGCGGTCAATCGCTGCTTCGCCGCCGAATACCCCGCGGAGGAACCAGCGGGGACCGTCGATGCCGATGAACCGGGCAACGCGGTAGCCCTGGCTGCCGTCGGCAGCTCCGGCCGGCAGCTTGGCCACCAGCTCCGTGCCGAAGTCACCGGTGACTTCCTCCACCTGGCCGCCCTGGCTGCCCACGGACTGGCCGATCTGTTCGCGGATTTCCTCCCAGAGGCCTTCCGAGCGCGGCGCAGCGAAGGCCTGCAGCTGCAGGCTCGAGCCGTCCAGGTCCATGGTCACTGCCACGACCCGCTGCGTTGCCTCTTCGACCTCAAGCCTCAGCTGGAGACCCTCACGCGGTGCAATGAGGAGGGCGCCGAGATCCACGTAGCCGTCGCGGCTGCTGATCTCGGAGACATCGAAGGGGCCGGTGGCGCTGCGGCCGTCGGCGGCGTCGTCAGCTGAATCGGCCGCGATGTCCGCCTGGACGTCCTCAGGCTCTGCCGCCTCGTGCTTCTTGGCTTTCCTGCCACGCCCAAAAACCATGGGTTGTCTCCTTAGTTGTGATCTTGCCGCGCCAGCCCCGCAGGCGCCGCGTCATGTCTTGCTGACCGCCGGCGGCGTCGCGGGAGGCTTCGCCCTCGCGGAACGCTCGGGGTGTCCGGTGTGAAGCTAGGCGTCCGGAACGTTGAAGCCGCCCGTGGAGCCGAAGCCTCCGGCACCGCGGACGGAGTCGTTCAACTCCCCCACGGCGACGAACTGCGCATGCTCCACGCGCTGGATGACCATCTGTGCAATTCTATCGCCGCGGCGCAGTTCTATTGCCTGGTCACGGTCGGTGTTTAGCAGCGTCACGGCGATTTCGCCGCGGTACCCCGCATCGACGGTGCCCGGCGCGTTAACCACCGTCAGCCCGTGTTTCGTGGCGAGGCCCGAGCGCGGGTGGATGAGGGCCACAAAGCCGTGCGGAAGGGCGATGGAGACGCCGGTCGGCACCAGCCGCCGCTCGCCTGGCTGCAGCACAACATCCTCGCGGGCCCGCAAATCGGCTCCGGCGTCGCCGGGGTGGGCGTAGGACGGTGCTTCCAGGCCGGCGTCGAGCATTTTCAATTGAACCTGCACAGTTGGCGACCCGAACCCTGCGGGAAAGGGCTCTGCCGGGCCGGCGGGTGCCGCTGCATGCGGCGGAGGCGTAATAGGCGTTGTTTCGTCAGTCACAGTCCCTCACTCTA is part of the Arthrobacter sp. KBS0703 genome and encodes:
- a CDS encoding DUF402 domain-containing protein is translated as MRIPHGLKQGDLVVARNRKWDGRAHWVVPGRYLGEDAHGWWIFQGTNEFCARPGAAFYTASDAVLLVPRTGEFVVTFYDDAYPGDFRVYVDLATAHEWKNVRPGVAEFHVIDMDLDVIRSADRGVFVDDEDEFAEHRIEMAYPVQLVDRIRSASDELYQAVKAQQPPFDGTDREWFRKGRA
- the dxs gene encoding 1-deoxy-D-xylulose-5-phosphate synthase gives rise to the protein MGILETIRNPQDLSKLSAAQLEQLATDIRKFLISNVSQTGGHLGPNLGVVELTMAVHRIFDSPRDSIVFDTGHQSYVHKLLTGRQDFGTLRQQGGMSGYPARGESEHDIVESSHASSSLSWADGISRARQLTGDGDRYVIAVVGDGALTGGMAWEAINNIAADKKRRVVIVVNDNGRSYAPTVGGFADYLASLRPTIDSFRTAPAYEGTLDWWKQKLQNGGPLGQLTYRSLHAMKKGIKDWWAPQGMFEDLGMKYIGPVDGHNLHAMEHALAQAKQYAGPVIVHAITEKGHGYAPARAHEADQFHAVGVIDPETGEPTEGSGAQSWTSVFANEIADIADERPDIVGITGAMLIPVGLHKFAARHPERVIDVGIAEQHALTSAAGMAFGGLHPVVAIYATFLNRAFDQLLMDVALHKAGVTIVLDRAGVTGPDGASHHGMWDMAMVQIVPGLHLAAPRDASRLREELREAVAIKDAPSVVRFSKGSVGAEVEAIERLGDGVDVLARRPAGSSENDVLIVSVGAMSELALDVSNRLGAQGISSTVVDPRWVLPVRRSIVALASHHRLVICIEDGVRAGGVGSRIRQEMRAAGVDTALNEVGLPVDFLDHGTRGQVLERVGLTAKKITHDVVAQVLGTKVPFARPLPGQERPSTGSLPIL
- the acnA gene encoding aconitate hydratase AcnA; this encodes MSIVDSFGSKGKLNVAGTEYEIFRLNSVEGAENLPFSLKVLLENLLRTEDGANITADHVRALAGWDPNAEPDTEIQFTPARVIMQDFTGVPCVVDLATMREAVKELGGDPKRVNPLAPAEMVIDHSVQIDAFGNSGALERNMEIEYQRNGERYQFLRWGQTAFDDFKVVPPGTGIVHQVNIEYLARTVMTREIDGVVRAYPDTCVGTDSHTTMVNGLGVLGWGVGGIEAEAAMLGQPVSMLIPRVVGFKLTGSIPAGATATDVVLTITEQLRKHGVVGKFVEFYGEGVAAVPLANRATIGNMSPEFGSTAAMFPIDDVTIEYLRLTGRSEENVALVEAYAKEQGLWHDPSHEIKFSEYLELDLSTVVPSISGPKRPQDRIVLTDAKEQFRKDIHNYVSIEDGSVDESLEESFPASDPPSFTHADSHTTETARVESAANGAAGRPSNPVHVVTEDGREFELDHGAVSIASITSCTNTSNPSVMLAAALLARNAVDKGLASKPWVKTSVAPGSKVVTDYYEKSGLTPYLEKLGFYIVGYGCATCIGNSGPLDAEISEAIQANDLSVTAVLSGNRNFEGRINPDVKMNYLASPPLVIAYALAGSMDFDFDTDALGQDEAGNDVFLKDIWPNPVEVQQVIDSSIDKEMFARGYEGVFDGDDRWKALDTPAGDTFAWDEKSTYVRKPPYFEGMKAQPEPVTDISGARVLLKLGDSVTTDHISPAGSFKSDTPAGQYLLANGVERKDFNSYGSRRGNHEVMIRGTFANIRIKNQLLDGVEGGFTRDFTQADGPQAYVYDAAQNYQAAGTPLVVLAGKEYGSGSSRDWAAKGTALLGVKAVIAESYERIHRSNLIGMGVLPLQFPAGESAATLGLTGTETFAVEGVTALNEGTTPKTLKVTATAEDGTAKSFDAVLRIDTPGEADYYRNGGILQYVLRQISAN
- a CDS encoding class I SAM-dependent RNA methyltransferase, with the translated sequence MSVPDTQTTHSIGAELVVDIGPVAHGGHCVARHEGRVVFVRHGIPGERARIRLTDAGESAKFWRADVVDVLEPSPDRVPHFWRVADSSSSWAHGHPPVGGAELGHVSLSRQRSLKGEVLTEQLKRLAGVELSTDVEPVGAASAADAATNDGGDGLAWRTRASFAVTAAGKLGMHAHRSDHIIPVREMPLAVDGVNALRLWEIDLQGIERVEVAVPANGSRALVLLAPAPGTRAKRLSTILAQLPADVSVASYDPLKDETLQLRGRTWVQESAAGHDYRVTGAGFWQIHRDAPETLVGAVTGFLHDGGFLEPGAAVADLYAGAGLFTAPLADAVGETGSVLSVEGAPGTSRDARKNLHGAPQVEIVQGRVERVLRERPRSFDALLLDPPRAGAGKAVVNQLVASSPRAIAYVSCDPASFARDIGYFQQGGWSLSALRAFDLYPHTHHLETVALLTPRG